One genomic window of Thioclava sp. GXIMD4216 includes the following:
- a CDS encoding paraquat-inducible protein A → MRYLSATDAGLIGCQQCGRVWPKDQQRCGRCGAKLKPVNEASLERVWAFWWAGLIAYIPANLYPIMHTKFLATDSPSTIIGGVITLMGHHNYGIAAIVFLASVCIPIAKFFAVAYLAFTVRSGKKDGGHKRLMIYEIVEFIGRWSMIDVFVVAILSALVQLGFVASIHPGPAAAAFALSVALTMLSAQSFDPRLIWRSVERPASE, encoded by the coding sequence ATGAGATATCTCTCCGCCACCGATGCAGGGCTGATCGGATGTCAGCAATGCGGGCGCGTCTGGCCGAAGGATCAACAGCGCTGCGGGCGCTGCGGGGCAAAGCTGAAGCCTGTCAATGAGGCATCGCTTGAACGGGTCTGGGCCTTCTGGTGGGCCGGTCTGATTGCCTATATCCCGGCCAATCTCTACCCGATCATGCATACGAAATTTCTGGCCACCGATAGCCCCTCGACCATTATCGGCGGGGTCATCACCCTGATGGGCCACCACAATTACGGAATTGCCGCCATCGTCTTTCTGGCGTCGGTCTGCATTCCCATCGCGAAATTCTTCGCTGTCGCCTATCTGGCCTTCACCGTAAGATCGGGCAAGAAAGACGGCGGGCACAAACGTCTTATGATCTACGAGATCGTCGAATTTATCGGTCGCTGGTCGATGATCGACGTTTTCGTGGTCGCTATTCTTTCCGCTCTTGTCCAACTTGGCTTTGTCGCCTCGATCCATCCGGGTCCGGCGGCGGCGGCCTTTGCCCTCTCCGTAGCACTCACCATGCTCTCGGCCCAAAGTTTCGATCCACGCCTGATCTGGCGTAGCGTAGAAAGACCTGCCTCCGAATGA